The nucleotide sequence GCCATTTATGGATCACGCGCAGCTAATGGCGTTGTTTTAATTACAACAAAAAGAGGCATGGAAGGAAAAGCAAAAATTGACTTCAGTGCCAATTTTGGGATGTCGAAAGTTGTAAAAATGATCGATGTGCTTGACGCGGCTACCTATGCAGAATATCGTAACGAACAAACCATTAATGGCTATACATACGACGGAAAAGAATACGTTGCTGATAACAACCTACCCTATCCTATTCCGGGACGATGGAGTTATACTAAAGTAAAAGATCCGGCAACAGGAATTGAGATGGTAAGCGACAGCACCTACCTTCCAGGTCCGCAGGACTTTCGGGATGGTTATATGAATGGAGGTACCAACTGGCAAGATCAGATATATCAGTCAGCTTTTTCTCAGGATTACAATCTAAGTATATCCGGGGGTGATGCAAAAGGACATTATCTGTTTTCGGGAGGTATGCTGGATCAGCAGGGAGTTATCTATAACTCTTATTTTAAACGTTACAGCGTTCGGTCAAATATAACACGCAAGCTCCGCGACTGGCTTGAAATTGGGAACAATCTTACTTTTACAAAATCGGTAAACCGAATGGCACGGACAAATAGTGAAACGTATGGTGTTATTCCTTCTGCCATCTCGTTTAACCCGACCCGACCGGTATTCGATCCGGATAAAGATTCCGGTTTTTCTGAAGATTACTCTTCTGGATTATCGAATCCATACCTTTCTACACGTACTTCAAAGAATCTGGTAGGATCATTAAATGTATTTACATCCGCATTTGCAGAAATTACTTTTACTAAATTTCTTAAATTCAGACAAAATTTAGGATACGGATATAACATAAATACACGAAACGAATATTATAACAGATGGGTAGACGCAGGGATTGCTCCGACTAATGGATATGGTGTTCAGGCCGACAACTATTATGAAAGTATAACTACAGAATCCATGTTAATGTTTAACCAGGATTTTAACAAAATACACCACATTGATGCTGTAGCGGCATGGACCTACGAAAATGTAAACTGGGGAAGTAAGTATATGAGCGCAAAAGGATTTCCCAATGATATCACAGAAGAGTATGACATGGGTTCTGCTCTTATCCAAAACACAAACAGTACAAGTCGGGGATCAAGCGCATTAATGTCTTATCTCGGACGTGTAAACTATATTTTAATGGGAAAATACATGGCAACTGCCTCTTATCGAAGAGATGGATCAAGTCGTTTCTCTCCAAGCAACCGCTGGTCAAACTTTGCTTCTGCAGCATTAGCATGGCGTCTATCTGATGAGGAATTCATCAAACAATTACATCTTTTCGACATGTTGAAGCTGCGTTTAAGCTATGGTCAAACCGGTAATCAAGGGATCAATGCCTATGCTACCCGATCAAGAATGACAGCCCAGCAATACCCCATGGATGGTAATTTAAACAGTGGTTTTGCGGAAGACCGTTGGGGAGGTCCGGCTAATCCTAACCTTAAATGGGAAACGACCAATCAGTATAACGCTGGTCTCGACGTATCCATTCTCAAAAGCCGCGTAAACTTTGTAATAGACTTGTACCAGAAAAAAACAACTGATTTATTGCAGTACAGGTTTATCTCTCCAGCAACTGGTTTTAATGATATGGCAACCAACTACGGTAACGTAACCAATAAAGGTCTCGAAATTGCCGGAAATTTCTTTATAGTTGATAATTCTAATTTTACCTGGAAGATGGATGCGAATATAGCATTTAACCGGAATGAGATTGGCGGACTGGATGCCGATCAGTTTTCGGATGTTGCCTGGGGAATGGAAAGTGTATTCTTAAGAAGAAATGGTGAGCCTATTGGTATCCTTTACGCCTATCAGGAAGATGGTTACTTTGATAACGAAGCCGAAATAAGAGCGAATCCTTTGTATAAAAATGAATCTGATGCCAAAATAAAAAGTATGATCGGTCAGGTTAAGTATAAGGATAACGACGGAAACGGTACAATAGACAACAGAGACAAGGCTATTATCGGGAATACAAATCCTGATTTCACGTATGGTATAACAAATTCATTTACCTATAAAAGATTCTCTCTTAGCTTCTTCCTACAGGGAACGCAAGGGAATGATATACTGAATGTGAACATGAAGACTTTTGACTTGGCTGGCGGAGACAATATGCCTCATTCTGTATGGGATAACCGCTGGACAGAAGACAATAAAGAAAATGCAAAGGCACCCCGTCCGGACAATACATATACAAGAAGCATGAAGTCGTCCGACAGGTATATAGAAGATGGATCCTATTTACGTATGAAAAACCTGAATATTGGTTATCGTTTTCTGCGTCCGTTAAAAGAAATAGAGTCGGTAAACCTTACCTTTGGTGTAACCAATCTCTTTACAATCTCCAACTACAGTTGGTACGACCCCGATGTTAACACATTTGGAAGCGACGCCTCTCGCCGAGGTGTTGATATGTCGTCTTATCCAAGCGCACGCACTTATAGTCTGGGCCTTCAGGTATCCTTTTAAATCATAGTATTCATTCTAAAAAACAGACGTAAAATGAAGCGAAATATAGTAAACTACCTAGCAATCTCACTCACATTGATCGTAAGTAGTTCGTGTTCGAGCCTGCTTGACGAAAAGACTTACACCTTTGTTGCAGGCGAGGATTTAGTTGAAAACGGCAGTTACGACCAATTGGTAGCCGGAGCATTCAACACATTGCATTACTCCTTTGAGTGGGGTAATTATCATAACGTTGTTAATTTTGACACCGACTATCAGAGCGGACCAACATGGGCCTTCGGATCATTAGGTGCTGGTAACTTTTATGAAGACGGATCAAACAATAATTTTTACACCAATTATTATAAATCAATTCACCGGGCAAATTATCACTCCTATCTTATTAATCAGATGGATATTCCTCAGAAAGTAAAAGATAATGCCATGGGTGAACTAGCTTTCTTAAAAGCATGGGCGTATTTTAACCTTGTCCAGTTTTACGGCGATTTGTGTTTGTACAAAACATCCATATCGGAAGGAGCCCCGATTAGTATACCCCGTTCGCCTGTAAAAGACGTATATGAACACATCATCGAGCTACTTAAGTATGCTGAAGGAGCCATGTATTCTACACACGATGCCGAATACATTAAAGGACACATTTCCAGAGGAGCCGCTAAAGCATTACTGGCCAAAGTTTACTGTACAATAGGATCTGCATCTATGGCCGCCGGGACTAAAATTTCTGTAATGGGAGGTCCGGCCGCACACTTCGACGACGATGCCAACAAGGTACGGATACCGTATCCGGCTAAACTTACATTCGACAAAGAACAGGTAGCCGGATATGAAAGCTTCGACTCCAAAGAATACTATAAACTGGCAATGGATAAGGCGAAAGAACTCATTAATTTAGGAGATTTTGATCTTTTTCCTTCTCAACAAGAACTATGGAGCCCCGCAAGCAAAAATGGTAAGGAATTTATTTTCTCTCTTCAAACATTGGCTGGCAATGAGTCGTATAGCAATTACGTGGCAACAGATTACGCCGGTTATTATAAAGAAGATGGTTCGTTGTCTTCAGGTTATTATGTGCAACGCGATCATTGGTATCAGCTATTCGACGATACCGACGAACGCGTAACCTGGGGAGTAGTTCACCGTATTCCGTTTAACTACGATGAAGCATCCGGTCAGGTTCAGTATTGTTTCTATCCTGCAAAAGACAGTGCGAAAGTTCGTCAGGGAATTGGAGGATACCAAACAACCGATATTTTACGTTACGATGCGCATTTGTACGGATCGAAACTTATGAAATTCCGACAGATGACTACTCCGCTGGATGGACAAAGAAGTGATTATAACTGGCCATTTATACGATATGCCGAAGTATTATTGCTATATGCCGAAGCAGACAATGAAGTAAACAACGGGCCATCAAGCGAGGCAATTGCCCAGGTAGAAAAGCTAAACAATCGCAACAAGAGCAAAACAGTTTCCGAATTGGGTAGCATCACTCCCTGGACACAAGAATCGTTCCGGTCTTACATTCTTCAGGAACGTGCAAAGGAATTTGCAGCCGAAGGTATCCGGCGCTTTGATCTTCTGCGCTGGGGAATCTATCTGCAGACAATGAATGCCTTGGGGGGTGTCGACGAAAACGATGTTATTAAACGACGTGAAAAGAAACATCTTTTGATGCCTCTGCCCGCCAACGAAGTAAATACAAACGAGTTTATTGAAGTAAACAACTTCGGTTGGTAATTATTAATTATTCAAAACTGTTTATATATGAAATCAAAAAATATACAGAAATACATAGCTTACATGTTTACAGCTATGTTATTGCTTTCCATTACGTCGTGCGAAAAGGACGATGATGTTCCCGGCTTGCCCGTATTCAGCAAAATAACTCCAATCAAAGAGTTAGACAAAGCTATTACAACCGGGAGCATGGGCGATTGGGTTGCCATTCAGGGAACCAATCTAGAGTCGACCAGTTCCATTCGGTTCAATGATGTTGAAGTGGATATGGAAGAAGTGTATTACGAAAATGAGACTCTCTACCTGCAGGTACCGGTTAAATTGCCGGGAGATATCACTAACAAAGTTACTGTTACCACTGAAGCGGGAAATATTGACTTCAACTTCACTGTCGATGTTCCCGATCTTAAACTAACCAGCATGTTTAATGAATACACCTTGCCGGGAGACACAATCAAAATTTACGGTAACTTCTTTAATCTTTATGAAGTAGACAGCTCAACTACTGTTGTCTCATTCGGAGGCATTGAGAAACCGGTAATCAAAGCGTCTGATACGTATCTTACCGCTCAGGTTCCCCAAAACGTTCAATCCGATGTAAAGGTTGAGGTGATTAACAAAAAGCATAATGTTACAGCAGTTTGTCCGGGTTATTATCAAGACAAGCATAACGTGATAACCACTTTCGATTCGGACTTTCCTTATACAAGCGGAACCGGGCAGCAGTGGGTCGGCGAATGGACTAATCCTAAGCCAACCTCGGGTAAATATATCCGTTTCGAAGTTGATCAGGCTACGTATCCATACGGATTGGGATGGTTCTATCTTTGTGAAAACAGTGTTAACTACACGATGGACATGATGACAAACCCTGACAAGTATGTCTTGAAGTTCGAACTAAATATGCTCAAGCCTATTAAAGCTACAAGTTTCTTTATCTACTACTACTGGGCTGTGGCACCCACTCCGATGAGTGGAGAAACTTTCACGGTTACGACCCTTGGTATATGGCAGACGGTTACAATACCTCTGGAAAAGATTATCCCCATGGGTTACACAGGCACAAGCACAAACTACTCGCTGAACATGCGTATTGAAAATTACGCACCGGTTGAAGAAGTGGCAATGTATTTCGACAATCTCCGAATCTATAAAGAAGGAGAATAAATCATATGTTCAATGATTTAAGGTAAGAAAGGTTGACGTTTTTTTAAAAGGAGGATGCTGTGAAGTATTCTCCTTTTCTTTTCCGCTATCATCCGGTTATTAATAGTCATTACCGATGTGCAAACATAAAAAACAGCCCGATTTATTTGATTTAATGAAATGAAGTAAGGAACTTCGCAACCGCTTCGCTTTTTTAAAGGGAAGCCTACTTTAAATCAAATCACAACATGGAAGCATATAAAGCTTTTTTACATGAAATTTCCGGATTTATTCCGAAAGAAAGGGTCTATACCGACGACCTCCGATTGCTTACCTGGGGAACTGATGCCGGCTTTTACCGGATGATTCCTCAAATTGTAATCCGTACGGATGGAGAAGAAGAAGTTTCCCGCTTGTTGGCGCTGGCGGACAAACACGTTCTTCCTGTAACCTTCCGTGCCGCAGGCACCAGTCTTTCGGGGCAAAGCATAAGCGATTCAATTCTGCTTGTAGCCGGTAAGCACTGGGAGAAATATTCCGTTTCAGACGATTTTGAAACAATTACCCTCCAACCCGGAATTATTGGCGAACGGGTAAACCAGATTTTAAAACCCCACGGACGTAAGTTTGCTCCGGATCCGGCTTCTGTTAAGTCGGCGATGGTGGGTGGAATTGTTATGAACAATGCATCCGGCATGAATTGCGGAACACACGCCAACAGTGACAAGATGCTGGTTTCGGCCCGCATCATTTTTGCAGACGGAACTATCCTGGACACGTCTGATGAGAATAGCAAACTACAATTTTGCAATAAAAAACCAGGTTTTATAGAAAAGATAGAGTCCTTGCGCGACATGGTGCAAGGCGATGAAAAGTTACGTGCACGCATTCTTTATAAATACTCCATCAAGAATGTAACCGGACTAAATATCCTGCCACTAGCAACCTACAACGATCCGTTCGAAATAATCACCCACTTGCTGGCAGGCTCGGAAGGAACCCTGGCTTTCATGTCGGAATTCACCATGAAAACAGGGAAAGACTTTCAACACAAGGCGAGTTCCATGCTGTACTTTAAAGATATTAAAGAAGCATGCAGGGCTGTTGTTGCAATGAAAAAAGGTCCGGTTATGGGAGCCGAATTACTTGACAGAAAATCGCTCGAATCGGTAAACGATCCAACGGGAAAAGGTCTTACCGCCGTGCTTACAGAAACCATGGCCAATACGAAAGAAGAGCTAAGTGATCAGATCGGGCAGATTGAAGAAATACTGCAATCGTTCGATACAGCTGTTCCGGTACGTTTTACAGACAAAGAAGAAGAATACGCTCCTTACTGGGCTATTCGCTCCGGGATTTTTCCTTCGGTGGGAGGAACCCGTAAGCCGGGAACAACCACGCTTATCGAAGATGTTGCTTTCCACATCGAGAATCTGCCCGAAGCCACAGCCGACTTGCAGGAATTACTCGAAAAGCACGGTTATGCCGACGCTTGTATTTACGGACATGCATTGGAAGGCAACTACCATTTTATCATCAACCAATCTTTTGATACAGAAGAACAGATTGCCCGTTACGAGAACCTGATGAACGAAGTTAAGACATTGGTAGTAGACAAATACGACGGTTCTTTAAAAGCGGAACACGGAACAGGACGAAACATGGCTCCTTTTGTAAAAGATGAATGGGGCGAAACCGCATTTAACCTTATGAAGGAGATTAAAGAGTTATTCGATCCGAGGAATCTGATTAACCCGGGCGTGATATTCAACGACGATCCTCATTGCCATATCAAGAACTTCAAACCGATGCCTCTTACCAACCGGCATGTGGATAAGTGCATCGAATGCGGATTCTGTGAAGTAAACTGCCTCACCTGCGGATTTACATTATCATCGCGGCAGCGTATAGTGGCGCAAAGGGAGATAACCAGAATAAAGAATATCCCCGAAGAGCAGGAAAGATTAAAGCGTTTACTTAAGCAATTTGCCTATGCAGGCAACGCCACCTGTGCCGGCGACGGCTTATGTGCCACTTCCTGCCCTATGGAAATAAATACCGGACATCTCACACACGACCTACGCGAAGCGTCTCTTCCCAAAGATAGTATAGGATATCAGCTGGGCGAATGGACGGCCAACCATTTTGCCGGGGTCAAAGCAATGCTTCGTCCCGTACTCACAGTAGCAGATACAGCACATACAGTACTTGGCAGCAAATCCATGTCAGCTTTAGCACAAGGCTTGCGTTCTGTATCGGGAAACACAATTCCTCTCTGGACCCCCGCCATGCCAAAATCCTATTCGGTCAAAGCCGTCAACATGCAGACCGCACCTCTCAAGGTGGTTTATTTTCCCAGTTGCATCAATCAGACCATGGGGACAGCCCATAAGTCGCCGGATCATACTCCGCTGGTTGAAAAGACAATCGCCCTGCTCGAAAAAGCTGGTTACGAGGTAATTTTCCCGCCAAAGATGGAAAAGCTATGTTGCGGAACAATCTGGGAAAGCAAAGGCATGCCCGAAATAGCAGACCGAAAGTCGGCCGAACTCGAAGAAGCTCTTTACGAAGTTTCCAACCAGGGAACCTATCCCGTATTATGCGACCAAAGCCCTTGTCTATATCGCATGCGAAACACCATGACTAAAATGATGCTATACGAACCTGCCGAGTTTATTTTCACCTTTCTTAGGGACAAGCTTGAATTTACCCCCATTAAACAACCGGTGGCCATCCATGTTACCTGTTCAATGAAAAAGATGAAGCTGGAAAAACAACTTATTGCCCTAGCCGGACTTTGCGCGGAGAAAGTAATCATTCCCGAAGAAGTGGGATGTTGCGGCTTTGCAGGCGACAAAGGATTTACCCATCCCGAAGTTAATGCGTACGCTTTACGAAAGCTACGTCCTCAACTTGAAAAGGCAGGCATTGAGGTTGGTTATTCCAATAGCCGCACCTGCGAGATAGGGCTGACTACTAATACGGATATTCCCTACTTGTCAATTGTCTATCTTGTAGACCAATGCACTAAACCTAAACGGGGCTAAAAGTTTACAAATTGCTTTCTATACTTATATTGGCTACCTTTGCAGGTCATAACAAAAAAGGATTAGAAATGACAATTGATGTTGAAAAGAAAGAGATCAGAGCCGTAATTCAGACCCCAATCGTACAACAAACAGCCTTTTGGGCGGAAGTAAAATCATATCAGGGAATCGAATCGAAAGCCTTCGATTTTAAAGTAAGAAACAGTGATGTGTATGTGGAAGATAAAACAAAATCTTCCACATACGCAGACTTTCTTGTGTTGCAGCAATCGCTGAACCGGGAATACAGCATAGCCTATGTCCCTTACGGTCCGGAACTTGAGCCTTCGGAAGAAACGCAGGGAGAATTTCTCGAGGAATTGTCCGAAACGCTCCGTTCGTACCTGCCTAAAAAATGTATTGGCATTCGCTACGACCTTGCCTGGCAATCGCACTGGGACAAGCCCGAACATTACGATGAATCCAATCTTTGGAGCGGCCCCCCCGAAAAGACCTACCAGGAGTTCCGCCTCAACTACAATACCAACAACTGGAATCTGAAACGAGCCAATTCAGATATCTTGCCATCTAACACAGTTTACCTGGATCTCGTTCCCGACGAACAGACCTTGCTGTCGCGTATGAAACCTAAAACACGGTACAACATTCATCTGGCCGAGCGAAAAGGAGTAACTGTTCGCCGGGCCGGTATGAATGAACTCCCTGTCTGGTACAAATTATACAGCGATACGGCTTACCGCAATGGAATCTTCCTGAATGATATTGACTATTTTCAATCCGTTCTTGCCGCCAGAGCAGACGACACGCTTTCTCCTGCAACGGTAGAATTATTAATGGCCGAGAAAGACGGAGAGGCGCTTGCCGCCATATTTCTGGTTATTTCCGGCAAACGGGGTACCTACCTTTATGGAGCTTCGTCTTCTCAAAACAGAAACTGCATGCCCACCTACGCTTTGCAATGGGAAGCCATTAAGATTGCTAAGGCTAGTGGCTGCACGGAATATGATATGTTCGGAGTTTCTCCCGGTCCGGATCCTTCCCATCCTATGTACGGATTGTATAAATTTAAAATGGGATTCGGCGGTCAGCTATTTCATCAGATGGGTTGCTGGGATTATCCGTTTAATGAAGAACAATACCGCATGTTTCTTGCAACCGAAATGAATAGCCAGGGATATCATCTGTAAAATTGTCTGTGCCATACTTGTAGAAAACAATTGAATAAGTTCTTTTGTTAAATAAGAAAATGAAAACAACATGAGAATTGTAACATTACTTATCTGGATGGCTATTCTGCCACTTTTCACTATGGCACAGACAAAAACATTTCACGACTTCACTGTCAAAACAATTGACGGGAAGGATTTTCAGCTATCATCTCTGAAAGGGAAAAAAGTGCTTGTCGTTAACACGGCATCCAAATGCGGACTTACTCCTCAGTACGAAAAGCTGCAGGCTTTGTATGATAAATACGGAAGCGAAAAATTTACGATTATCGCTTTCCCTGCTAATAATTTTATGGGTCAGGAGCCGGGAACAAACAAAGAGATTCTTGAGTTCTGCACATTGAATTACAAGGTAACATTCCCTGTTATGTCAAAGATATCAGTTAAAGGAGACGACATTGCTCCTCTTTACAAATGGCTTACCGAAAAAAGCAAAAACGGGAAAGCGGATGCAGATGTACAATGGAACTTCCAGAAGTTTATGATTGACGAAAATGGGAATTGGGTAGGCATGGTTGCTCCTAAGGATAGTCCTTTATCCGATAAAATTGTGAACTGGATAGAAGGAAAAAAGAATTAATAATATGCTTAATAGCATAATTCGTTTATTTGTTATGAATTATCTTGCTAAGGTTAAAACTTTAATTTACATTTGGCGAATCAGCGGTTTACATAAGCTGCATTTATGTGGCACAGTGTTTATAGGCTGACAAAATGTTAACTATGGCAAAGGAGCAAGAACAGACCTTCGTGTTTGTTACTTGCTCTTTTTTTATGTCTAAATCTTTTCAGCTCTAATTTTCTTTCGTTTTAAGTCTCATCTATCACTTTTAGCCTTACTATCCTTTATTCATAAGGGTTGTGGCGGTGAGAGATAGCCAGTGGGAGATCATATTCATTTGTCATCTTACACTAGTCAGTTCCAGATCCAAGACTTTCCACATCTACTGCATACCTGCCGGAATAAACTTTATCCTATTATAATTTGCCTCTTCAATATACATAATTAGCCAGAAATATACTGTTATTAACAGGTGAAATACCTAATTAAAACTCGTTTCTCAACTGGGTGATCATTGTCCTCCAGCTGAGTGATCATTGTCCCTCAGCTGTGGGACAATGATCACCCAGTTGGGAGTCGAGTTTATTGCAGTATATTTAAGTGTAATAACAGCATTAATTACAGCTAAATAGTAAGTGTTAGTAAGTATTTATCTCTTTTTCCTATCTTTGTTCAATCATTGTAAACGCCAAAATAGAATATGAATAACAAGAAACTACTATCATTAGCGATCATTCCACTTGCAAGTCTTTCAGGAATACTGAATGCAGCTACTCCAAAGCAACAACCCAATATTATCCTCTTTTTAGTAGATGATATGGGATGGCAGGATACATCCGTACCTTTCGGACCAGAAAAAACGCCGCTTAACCGATTATATGAGACTCCCAATATGGAACGTCTGGCCGAACGCGGTGTTAAGTTTACCAGTGCCTATGCCTGCAGCGTTAGTTCGCCAACCCGGATAAGTCTTCTTACAGGCATGAATTCTTCTCGTCACCGTGTAACCAACTGGACACTGCAATACAATCAATCCGTAGATGGGAAAAGCGATGTACTAACTTATCCAAAATGGAACATCAACGGTATGAGTCCGGTTTCAGGAATCGAAAATACCTGCGTAGCCACTCCCCTTCCTCAACTTTTGCACGACAATGGATACTATACCATTCATTGCGGGAAGGCTCACTTTGGAGCTATCTCTACCCCTGCGGCCGATCCTAAAAACCTGGGGTTCGACGTAAATATTGCAGGACATGCGGCAGGAGGATTGGCCAGCTACCTTGGAGAAGAAAACTACGGCAATAAAAAAGACGGTTCCGCATCTTCTCTTTTTGCGGTTCCCGGACTGGATAAATACCACGGAACTGATGTGTTTGTTACCGAAGCCCTCACCCGCGAAGCTACATCAGCGCTCGATGCCCGCGACAAACAAAAACCTTTTTTCCTTTACATGGCTCATTATGCGGTACACATTCCCATCAATAAAGACAAACGCTATTACCAGAAGTACCTGGATAAGGGAATGGATCCGAAGGAAGCGGCCTATGCCGGACTAGTGGAAGGAATGGATAAAAGTTTGGGCGATTTAATGAATTACCTGGATAGCAACAACCTGACCGACAATACAATTATTATTTTTATGTCGGATAACGGTGGACTTAGTGCTGCCAATTCTGGTCGTGGCGGTACACCTAACACGCACAATCTTCCTTTAAAAAGTGGCAAAGGATCTGCTTATGAAGGAGGAATCAGGGAACCGATGATCGTATCATGGCCGGGTATTACCAAACCCAAATCGGTTTGCGGAGACTATCTTATTATTGAAGACTTCTATCCTACTCTGCTTGAAATGGCTGGAATCAATAACGCAAAAACTGTTCAACCGATTGATGGTCTGAGTTTTATTCCGTTGCTTACCGGAAAGGGTAAAAATCCATCGAAAGGACGTTCGCTTTACTGGAATTTCCCTAATAACTGGGGACCAACAGGTCCGGGCATCGCTGCCACCTGTACAATCCGTGAAGGCGACTGGAAAATGATTTACTACTACGAAACAGGAACAAAAGAGCTATTCAATATCAAAAAAGATGTAAGCGAAACGACGAACCTCGCTTCCATGGAAGCTGGAATTGTAAAAAGATTATCTAAAAAGCTAGGGAAGTATCTAAGAAGCACTGGCGGTCAACGCCCGGTCTTTACATCTACAGGGAAAGCTGCTCCATGGCCCGACGAAATTTAGTTATCTTAATCCCAATTGATTTTCAAAAAATAGGGTGCCTAAAAAAGATTTAGGCACCCTATTTTATTTATAGACATTGACTGCTAATAAACAAAAGCAATCTTAATTACCAATTGTCACTTCTAAAGGGTACCACCGGCAACTCCCTGTGATTATATAAATTTCCGATTAAAAAATTACGGAAACAATAACGGACAGCCACTGGTTCTTTTACCATTTCACTTGAAACAACTATTATTCTGTTACCTAAATCGGCAACAGCTGTAGCCGGATAAAATACCTTGTCGGCACCGGCTATTTCAAATCCATTGATTCCTTTCTCTCTGCTGAAACCTTCCTGAGCAAAATCGAAACTTACAAAAGCTTTTCCATCTTTAATTTCCAACGACTTATACTCCGG is from uncultured Macellibacteroides sp. and encodes:
- a CDS encoding sulfatase, whose amino-acid sequence is MNNKKLLSLAIIPLASLSGILNAATPKQQPNIILFLVDDMGWQDTSVPFGPEKTPLNRLYETPNMERLAERGVKFTSAYACSVSSPTRISLLTGMNSSRHRVTNWTLQYNQSVDGKSDVLTYPKWNINGMSPVSGIENTCVATPLPQLLHDNGYYTIHCGKAHFGAISTPAADPKNLGFDVNIAGHAAGGLASYLGEENYGNKKDGSASSLFAVPGLDKYHGTDVFVTEALTREATSALDARDKQKPFFLYMAHYAVHIPINKDKRYYQKYLDKGMDPKEAAYAGLVEGMDKSLGDLMNYLDSNNLTDNTIIIFMSDNGGLSAANSGRGGTPNTHNLPLKSGKGSAYEGGIREPMIVSWPGITKPKSVCGDYLIIEDFYPTLLEMAGINNAKTVQPIDGLSFIPLLTGKGKNPSKGRSLYWNFPNNWGPTGPGIAATCTIREGDWKMIYYYETGTKELFNIKKDVSETTNLASMEAGIVKRLSKKLGKYLRSTGGQRPVFTSTGKAAPWPDEI
- a CDS encoding peptidoglycan bridge formation glycyltransferase FemA/FemB family protein yields the protein MTIDVEKKEIRAVIQTPIVQQTAFWAEVKSYQGIESKAFDFKVRNSDVYVEDKTKSSTYADFLVLQQSLNREYSIAYVPYGPELEPSEETQGEFLEELSETLRSYLPKKCIGIRYDLAWQSHWDKPEHYDESNLWSGPPEKTYQEFRLNYNTNNWNLKRANSDILPSNTVYLDLVPDEQTLLSRMKPKTRYNIHLAERKGVTVRRAGMNELPVWYKLYSDTAYRNGIFLNDIDYFQSVLAARADDTLSPATVELLMAEKDGEALAAIFLVISGKRGTYLYGASSSQNRNCMPTYALQWEAIKIAKASGCTEYDMFGVSPGPDPSHPMYGLYKFKMGFGGQLFHQMGCWDYPFNEEQYRMFLATEMNSQGYHL
- a CDS encoding glutathione peroxidase, producing MRIVTLLIWMAILPLFTMAQTKTFHDFTVKTIDGKDFQLSSLKGKKVLVVNTASKCGLTPQYEKLQALYDKYGSEKFTIIAFPANNFMGQEPGTNKEILEFCTLNYKVTFPVMSKISVKGDDIAPLYKWLTEKSKNGKADADVQWNFQKFMIDENGNWVGMVAPKDSPLSDKIVNWIEGKKN